DNA from Plasmodium cynomolgi strain B DNA, chromosome 12, whole genome shotgun sequence:
GGATATTATTTGGGTGCACATCTAGGGTGCAGTTTATAGGGGGATTATTCAGAAAGTTATGTAACTCCTTTTGTATTCTGTAGTTAGCGTTCCCCATGTTGTACTTGGTCCTCATGTGTTTCTTAACGCTTGTGGATGGTTCTAAGCCACAGCTCTTGGCAGGATTATTGTGCGGATTAATCGTGCATAATCGCTTTGTAACCCTGTTCATGTGCTTGTGTGTATTCCCTTTCCTGGTTTGGGGTAATATCATACCATTTGCTATCGCCCTTTTTAGCTTCCTCTTTGAGCTATTAGTTCTCTTGATCAGTCTGCCCCCCCATGATGTATTCTCGCCAAATGGGTTACTATTTTTCaaacttttgcattttacaaaattgctCTTTAGATGTGATGTTAGTAGAACTACACACCAGCTTATTACGCATTTCCGCAGCTgcattattcttttttttttatttttatttttttgcttactAGTTGGTGAGATGGGTTATCTACCCTTTCCATGCCATTCCTTGGTGTCTCCCTTTTCGTGTGTATACCttttcatttggggggcACCTTTACTATTTTAGCTATTTTGAGGTGAGCAGCACAACGGGGAGGGGTGATCACAGAACTGCGTCTGGTAGACTCCTGTAGGATTATACCCTTGTGTATGTTTCCCTACACCACCATGCCGCTTCTACCCCTAGGAGAGTCAGCCCTGACGTGAAGTGAGCGCTGCATGCTGCTACTCCTCTAGCAGGTTATATTTTGTGTACTTGCAATGCTCCCGGTTATCCCAATATAATATAAGTCCCTTATCCAGCTTTTTAGCATGGCCCGTTTGGTGAGAACTTCCTACATGTAGGAAGAGCCCAAATGAAGTGAATCCCTCGAATGCGGTTGAAAAATCGATTAGGAAAAAAGGCTTACACAACATTGAGCGAGGGTAAAAATGGTGGCTCCTTTTGGCAGATCTTTCtttaccactttttttttttttattcaaacgtaggaaggagcagcaggatattttttttcaagatttttcattttcggaaaaaaaaaacataaaacgAGGAAGAataccccattttgtgaatatcTCCCGTTTGGCGTGCTTCTTCGCCCCTTTCGCACCTCCAGGCAAGGGAGTTTCTtcgtatgtatgcacttgGGCATATGAATCTATGGTACCCTTTCAGTTACACGAGCAGCTGGGTCTGGTGCGACAGGGGAACAAACCCGACTGCATATCCACCCAAGGGGTTGAACCTTGACGAGGGGAACGGCCAATCTggtgaagaggaagaactgAACGTTAACTCACCGATCGATGAATGCCATTATGCACACACCACCACCGTGTCATAACCCTAATTGCGAATGCCTAATTGCAAAATACTTAGCACAAACCGGACGGGGAAACGCTGGTGACTCCCATGGCCCCACAAAAgtaatttccccccccccttccccccatttATTTCACCCGCGACCGTATCGGGGATCCCCAAGGCGAATTCCCCTTGAGCGAAGATGTCCCCCCATGTagtagtgaaaaaaaaggcaatcgAACGGGTTAGCAAACAAGCGGGCGAACAAACGGTGGGCGAGCCAACCCCCAGCGCCGCCAAGTAAATAAATCATTcacccctcttttttttttccaaaattaaGCACAGTAAAATCTGCATACATAATACGCGAGTACCGCTTTTCATGTGCCCCGCGTTCTGTCATCCCCCCGAAAAtgatatcataaaaaaaatggtcattCACTTCTGACGTACACACTTTTCTAATTTGAAATTAAGATAAATACTTTTATTGTACTTTCATccaatttatatgaaattttttttttttttttttttttggagacaGCCATTTAATGTATCATCATTtacaatttgtaaaaaaaaaaaaaaaaaaaaaaaagagaaaaatgcgaGGACTACAATTTGGTATGatataaatgtaaaagaCTAGCCAGCGaaatgttcattttattttatttttttttttctctcccttttgttttgccCAAAATATAGAATTAAGCGTATGTCTCTTTTGACTTAAAAGCTATTTACACGTGGCTTATTTTACCACACCGCATTGTATACAAAGGGGGGCGTGCGTGGAGATAGGCACACGGATGCACATGTAAAGGCGTACGAGATAGAGTACCCACATGCAAAATCAAACAGACCTGTGCACGACAGGAAGTACGTCCTGGAAACCACCACGTGCGAAACTAGACACGTTTTCCACATATACTCATAACGGTTAACCCGCGCAAACGTGCGGTTATGACACTCCTAGTTTGGTTAAAATAATCTGCCAAAACGCACTGCACAGAAATCGGGTCAAGCTGTGGCAatccttcttcccccctttgcctATGTCAGACGAATGAGCGAAAACCAGGACACATTCTTTGCTTGACTAAAGATGTCCtaaggcatttttttccaccacgTAGGGGAAAGTACATTAGACTTCCAACtcaatatgaatattttaaatataaaaaaaaaatttttcctttgaaGAAGAGAGTGACCAAACGGATGGAGAGGGGGAGCAGGCAAACGGGGGACATGAACAAGAGGGGgcggaaaaggaagaatgtGCAAATGTGAAGGAGCATGTTCAGTGCGACGGTAGCGGTGATGCAGCGGAGGGAGCATCCAACGTAGGTTCCAACGTAGGTTCCAACGTAGGTTCCAACGTAGGTACGAACGTAGCGCCGGAGGGTGGCTCAAAGCATGGCACAGTACCCGAAGGGACATCAGAAGAGGCAAGCAATGGGGAAGGCAATGGGGAAGGCGATGAGGCGGGTGCCGTGCCAAACGTGGACGCACCAAATGGCGACAATGTCCCGCCGGAGGGTGAGGAACAGGAGCAGCACCCCAGTGGCAATAAAGATGAAaatgggatgaaaaaaaaaattgcgaaggTTGAAAAAATGTAGTGATGAAAGTGACACTCAGGAGGATACACAAGAGGCAGATGAACAGAAGAAGGCTCataaaattagtaaaaagaattttatcGTAAAGGGTGTCGCACaccagagggggggggaggaccacgatgaggaggagaagcaggacGACGACGATGGAAAGACCCCGCCTGACGATGGACACGAAACTCccgcggggggggaagtaggtcaggggggaaaaagaagccAGAaggagatgaagaaaaaaaaggagaaaagaaaggcCAAAGGGGACAAGAAGCACGGCTCGAACGCTAACGGGAACGCTAATGGGAACGATAACCCTAATGCAGGTGCCAACTCCGATGCGAACGACCGCGATGCCGATGATCAGGGCGGAAGcgaagaggaggacgacTACGGGGGATACCACTCCGATGAACACTCGGGCAGTGAACCAGACGAGGTAGAGGAGCTCTCCTCCCAAGGAGAGAGTGACGAGGaggaaatggggaagaaggcgagaagaaagaaaaaggcaggAGGGGGTACGAAGAGCCAAACAAAGGGAAACGAATCCAAGGGAGATAAAGACGGAGAAGACGCCGCTGCACAACaaatgaaggaaagaaaaaggaaaatgaaaaactccAAGCTAATGGAAGACATCAACCCAGATGAGGACAAACAGAAATTAAAGCTAATTTGCATGTCCTTCCATAAGAAGGAATGCGACATTGAAGAGTTCATATTGGAAAGCTTGAAGATTATCATTCCTCAGTACAAAAGGGAGGTGTTCCTCAACCAGCAGAATATAATTATTGACCGTACCAGCAGGGAGGATTTGAAGAATTTGGAGATTTTCTGGTTCGATAGGTTGACAAAGAACAGGCGTCGAAGCATAATTAGCTGCTTCACCACGTTGGGCAAGATGGGCCTTGCGGGGAAAGCAACCAATGTGGCGAGTGTTCCAGAAAATGTGGTGAGCGCGTCAGAAAATGTGGCGGGCATTCCAGAAAGTGTAGCGAACCCTCCCGAAAGTGCAGCGAACCCTCCCGAAAATGCAGCGAACCCTCCCGAAAGTGTAGCGAACCCTCCCGAAAATGCAGCGAGCGCTCCAGAAAACGCAGCGAGCGCGGTGAACCCCCTCCTGGAGCATATATTCACCAAGAAGAAGGACCAAATAATAGTAGATCACCTCGCTGCGCTGTGCACACAACAAGTGAAGCTAGTCAAGGAGTACATCTCCTACGTGAGGAAAAACATATTCGACCTATCGTCCATCTCAGAAAACAACGACAAAATCAAAGAATTAACCATCCTAGATCCgataaaaaggagggaacTTTTCTTTTACCTTAATTTATGCATCTCGATGAATTACATTCAAGAGCAGGCCCCAAATGTGTATGCTCTCCCAAATGATCTCGCCCCAGATATTAGAGGCTTCAATTTGCACCCCATGTTTTCTCatatcaataaaaaaaaaaatgaacaaagaagagaaaaagctGGAAATCCttgggaaaaattaaaattattaaaaaaatcccaaaaGACAGATGCAGCAAATAAAAGTAGTGACGCGAGTATGCGAAAAGGTGAAGTGGTTACACAaataagtacaaaaaaaaatgaaataaatgagGAAGAACCAGAGGGAgacgaaaatgatgaaaaaaaaaaaaataaacacacagATGATAACGAAAtgattcacaaaaaatatatggaagatgaagagaagaaaaaaaaagcattagaagaaatgaaaaaaaaaaaacaaaaagatgaaaaaaaaatatacaacgTTTATTCTCTACTAGAATCAGCTGCCCAGTATTTTGGAGAAGGACCAAAATATTCAAACCCTAATATGAATGAATTCTACAAGTCCAACAATAATCAGCTTGTTTACATCAAACCACCAGGAAATatagacgaaaaaaatatcttaaTAAATTACTTCCTGCAATTCCCAAGCATCACCAAAAAGCtagaatataataaaagaagaatttaTGCTGAGAATTATGGCCTTGTTaagattataaaaaatagtgaaaatTTACCCGtcaatttttctttgaaTACACATCCCTGGATGTTAGAACCATATGAGGAGCTGTGGAAGGAGCAGAACCAGTTGAACAACTTTGGCATTTTCAACATGGCCAATTTGTTGCGtgacgatgacgacgacTTGGTCAGCTTCGAGAGCAACCAGTTCTCCTTCACCAGGGGGGAGGCGCAAAAGGGAGCAGCGGTGAAGGTGGAGGCGGAGGCGGTGAAGGGGGAGGCAGAGGCGGCAAAGACAGAAGCTACAAAGACAGAAACTGCCaaggaagaagcggcaaAGACAGAAACTGCCAAGGAAGACGCGCCGAAGGAGGGGAACTCTAAATGTGACGCCCCCCAACCGGAGGGACCACCCCTCCACACGCCCAACGAGCCGGGCGAACAAACTGCCGCACTGCCCAccgaaataaaaataactgacagcaaaaggaaaaacgattttctgacgaaaaaaattaaaaaattctgcTCTAATGAGGACTCTAGACAGCTAAAACTGACATCCTTTCTGAGTAGAGAAAAAGTCAGCAGAAATGTGGACGtggttaaaaaaggggagagtgAAAAAACAGACAAGGATAACCCTACCCCAGGCGAGCTAAGCAGAGGCGTAGGCGGAAACCAAAAGGAGGAGCAACCCAGTGAAGAACCCACTCTAGACAGTGAAAAAGAAGACACAGaatacattaaaataaaaaaaaaaaagagagtacTAGACGACGAAGCGATTAATGAGATATATGACAGCCATGCGGACAATGACACGAATAAGGGGTCCCACGTGGAccaaagaaatggaagagaTCGTGAACCAAGTGGGTCCACTGAGCACCAGGGGAAGCACGCCAACCAAGAGAAGGGCTCCACTGCGAGTGACAATCCTGACCGGGTTAAGGATGATGATGGGGCTCAAAACGATCATGGTGAGCAGCTGGAAGGAAGTGtgcgaataaaaaaaaaactaaaaaagaagcagGTTCCTGGGGAAAATGACATCGGTTACGACGCTGATGATGGCGGCGACGACGATGGCCACGATGACAATGGCCGCGATGATGATGGCCGTGATGACGATGGTCACGATGACGATGACCGTGATGACGATGACGCAAAGGGAAATGAAAACACAAACGAAGATGAAGCCAAGCACGAACAGGCAGACAAAACGAACAACCTGCTGTATGCGGCTTTAAAGGAACGATTcgtaaaggaaaagaaaaggtacataggagggagaagcaacagTTTTGCAATTCACGTGTGCAGGCAATTTGCAAACCTTGTTTGTGTTCCCACAGTTCGCACGTTTTGGATATATGCGAACAGTGCACTAGGTACAACTGTCTATACGCTGCGGCAAATGCACGATGACGCACTCAAATTGtatttgcccctttttttttttctccaaaggCTACGGGACGACAAGATGCAGCACGTCTTCGAGTTAGAAGCAGAGGAGAGTGACGACGAAAATATTGAGGACCCGGAAGAAAGGAAGAGGGCGCAGCTgctaaaagggaagaagaaccaGGCGGAGGATTCCGACGATGACGAACAGTACAACAGCGAGGGGTAGGTGTTTTTCTGCATATACAAGTGAACGTCCTGTCCTTGTGGTGCTTGAGACGGCGCAAATTGCAgcacagggggggaagcCCTGGATTCACTCAATAGGCACCCTCGATAGGCACCCCTGTCGGGTCCCCCAATTAGTACCACCTGCTGCCCACTTTATCATCCCCCGCCCCCCCTCTCAGACTTAACGAATTCATAAACAACGAAGAATACAACAGCGACAACGAAGTTATCAAACTTAAGCACAAACAGGAAATGGAACAACTGGaggaagatatttttttaaaaaagttcacCTACAAGGGAAAGGAATTTAACAACGAACTGACAAATAGAGAAAAGCTGGAGTTAGAAAGAGAGCGTCAATTATTACGAAGGAAGAAACTGTTATTTGATAAAACCTTGGGACATGTAAAGTTGAGTGACTTTGAGTCAGATAGCAGCTCAAGCAGTAACAAGAGCTCGAAGAAGAGAATTAAAAACACCTTGTATGAACCGTTCACCGAACttgaaaatacaaaattttccaaGAGGAACCATCATGCGGTTGGTGGGGCTTATAATGAAGGTTCCTTTAACAAGGGGGAGTGCCCCGGAGACTTAGAGGGAGAGCACAGAAGGAAGCAGAGTAAGTGTCCCAGCATTCGTGCACTGATATGCGCGCAGTTAGgggttgccttttttttttttcttctttttccttgcGCGTGCTACGCAGTTCCGCAAAACCGCTCCATCCCATAACCGCTCCATCCCATAACCGCTCCATCGCATAACCGCCCCACCGCATAACCGCTTCCCCATTCTCCACTCCCCACCCCGCAGTcttagaaaaaatggacaacGTCATGTACACGAAGGAGATCAAAACGAACGAAGGGAAACGAATCgtaattaagaaaaaaaggaaaattcgTTTCCACCAAGACTTGTCCGACGTAACAGTcacggaggaggagaaggttgacgcatatgaaaaaacgaagaagaaaccGAAAAAGGTAAATGCCAACTTGGTTGATCAACCCAAATCATCAGCTGTTACCATTCCCAACAAGGGAATGAATCATAATAACAAGGCCTCCATAAAATGGAACAACAACATAAAGGATATCAGCGAGCTGGACACCCCCACGAATGGCGAAGTCTTTAAGGGGTTCCGGAAAGTAGAAAATGCGCAGTGACACAGTGGTGTAGTGGAACAGTGGAGCAAAGGAACAGTGGAGCAATGGAACAGTGGAGCAATGGAACGGTGGAGCAATGGAACAGTGGAGCAATGATATCGTGGCGCAGTGGTACAGTCATTAAACACGTTAGGGCATCCCGTACCGATGCAAGAACGCGGTTCGCTGGCTGCGAGCAGTGCGAAGGGGTTAACCCAGGAGCAgacaaaaataagtaaattgAATCCTTGGATAACTGGTGTATCGCTACACGAATAAACTCATCTGCGCAACATTGGTACACACGTACGCTTGGCCACGTGGATCCCCCCAGCGGTAGCTTCTTGCCTGTGTCTGTccagcaaaaatgggaaaaaagggaaacatgACAATGGATGTATGCCTTCCGTGTTATTTTTAGTTTtacgcacatgtgtatgtacgCATAAACGGGCTGGCGAAGGCGCacatgcgtatatatatgtgcatgtacattTATGTGCACACGCGCCTTTACGCCATCGCGTATGGGCGCACACCTTTTGCATAGCCCCATATccttaaattatttacatgTCATGTTTATCGTATGATTATTTGGGTGACAAAATgcgttccctttttctcatctttttttcatcacgtttcatttttaatcatccttttttcatcacttttcattttttctcacccctttttcatcacttttcattttttctcatcctttttccttcttttgccctcccccccaaatggtgcCATTCATATATGCGAAACCTTTTAAAGCGCAACGTTTTCGAATAAAACAGTTTATGCACTTACTCGTAGGCACCCCATTTCAAgtgagaattttttcttagtTTTAGTTTTGCCTATTTTTCCGcattttgcttaattttcaattgtttttgctttcctttttttttttccgttttattAAGTTATCACATTTTAAACttatgttttccttcttttttttatgaacaaatttacaAACCTGATAGCAAATTAAATGCTGTACCCAGTATATAATTCCTCCCCCACCAATTTCGTACCCCTCCTATGAATGAATAATTGACCGCAAAAGGGGACATCCGTAAAGTTCACAAATTCACCTGAATGGGTCCTACATaattgtgtatatttttattcactgtgagaaaaaaatgtaaacaagGAGAtatatgccatttttgtgaaaattcagattttttaacacatttATGAAAactgtattttttcccacataaaaagaggaaataatTGCTGCCCAACCCATTTGAAACCCCATCCCCCTTTCGTATCTACTTTcttaaaaacaaaactaCACAATGAATAACAAAGTCAGTTTGCCCTATGAAATATGTGAAATAAAGAAAGTTCCCTTTGAGCTCCCCAAGGAATTTCACCCGAATGTGAAATACGGCTTCCTCagaaatttccttttcggAAAATATACCTTCTACTACGTAAGGAGCAAAAGAGAATGCCTGAGTTCCCTGTGCTCTGCATATATTTCCAGCGTATTGtatttttagcattttttttttcaccccaccCCCCATAGCTATGTCAGTCTTTTAAACAtgtcctttccatttttacgttGCACACGTGAACAGCTTTTTAGCAAAATTCacctgaacattttttttttttttttttttcccaattttggctagttcaaaagcatttttaaagTATCCGCAAAGGTGTCTGCaggttttctccttttttactaCCCCCTGGATAAAGTCCATTGCAACATCCGCAGATttgtaatacatttttacgaAGAGAGAACTGCCTTCTTCCTACGTTTCGCGGAAGCACTTGTATTTGTCTACATGTTCATATGCGACATTGCTGCCTGTTGTGtgttttttgcaaaatggtttTCATTCACCTCATGTTGTATTTCCCCCACCCACCCCACttcagaaaaataatttaaaaaaagagaattaaACTTCTTACCACTTGATGAGTTCGTAAAAATGGCAGGAACATTTGAATAACGCGAAAAAGGATGAACCTCTCATTTTTGGAAAGCCTTTTTTCTTAGcagatatattttatgcaaaCGTTTTTAcaacgtgtttttttttttttttttttttttgacatgtaaaaacttaatttttcaatgtgtgcatacatgcatgtCTGACTTTGGGCTTTCGGAGAACAcaactaaaaataaaagagcaGATCGCTATTcttccaaaaatttttaattagtaGACATATATTTGAGCagaaattatttcctttatATCTGGATGAGAACTGTGACTGTTCCCAACgcggaaatatttttaaccaCAAATTGCATCATGCTCATCGGCAGTTCGGGAAAATGTATCACCCCATGGGGAactaattttgtaatattcaAACGCATAGATATAAAGGAATACAAAATTTCTTCTCCCCATCTGCTCTTACCTTTTAACTAAAAGGACGAAAAGCGTGCACAGTGGctggtttttctttttccttttgctcttaaaaaaggggggaagaatcATGACACTCCGGCGTATCAGCTTAACGGCGTGATGCCACCGTGAACGTTCTGCACGTGTAAACGTTCCCAGTTTACAAAAAAGCGATGAGATGAAATTAGAAGCAGTGACATATTGGAGGGGTAGTAACATAAAAGGCATTACAAAGctaacaattttgttccctGTCACCTTCTAATTCGTATCTGCTTAGGGGACGTAACTTGCTCACAGGTTCTCACTTTTTAGAGGTCCTAACTGTTAAAACGTTCGGATGTACCTAGGCAAAATAGGAAGGGTACACAATTCACGTTTATTCATGTTTTTGctgtaaaaaaagggcgtTCCTATCggctgaaaaaattgtgcatataGAGGGAGGCCTCCCTCCACCGCGCGTTGCTAAGGGTACATTGAGGATGTTCTACTTGAGCCTTCCTTATCGTTATGTTATGCCACGTCATCCTAAGCTTTTCCGCGCATGCAGTTTTTTCTATGCCACTTTTTCCCACGTACATTGCAAGGTTGGCTAAAATGTTGTTCTTTTTCCGCGTGCAcagatattttttcaaaaatgctGAGATTGCTGCTTAGCCATATGATCGCTTAACCAGCGCGATTACCCTTCCCCAGTTTGCTTCAAACTTGGGTGAGGAGGAGCGTAATTTGAGGTACGCTCCACCGTTAAGATGCTGCAAGCCTAATgcttttctattttatgCGTCCCTTTCCGCGcagcctttttattttatttttatttttttagcgGTGTGTTACAAATTTCTACTTCCTTCACCTTAGAGTGTCAAGATGCATTTTTCTCCCGTTTTCGCCTGAACAGTcagatttttaaaagatgctcgacttaaaaaaatgttcaatgCTGGGAGATACTTCAGAGCTAGCTActacaagaagaagaacatttTTCATGTAAAGGGGAGCAGACAGTTTCATGGATTCGTCAAAAGTAGGAGGGTACAGACAAATGCCCTCAAGAGAAAAGatagaataaaaagggggaagttTTTACAATTGAAGGAAAAGCTGCAGCTCATCATTTTCAGCTCCGTGTACTTTTTTGCGTGCGACTATGTTTACCACGTGTATGTGCTGAGCGACAACGCCAGCAGAACTAGCAGCAGAACTACCAGCAGAACTACCAGCAGAACCGCCAACCGTGCCTCCAACCACAGCGGAGAAGACAAAGGGAATGACCCAAAATGCAAAGACGAGCACGCCGGTGGCAAGGGGGGGGTCGGCACAACCATGATGGAGTATATCAAATGGATGAACATATTTTCCAGTGCTCAGGGGAAGGATGACCAAAATTTAAAGCAACAGGACGGTGAAtgtaggagaaaaaatgacggcaacaaaatggaggctAAAAAAGGTTCCCATAAAAAGGATCATCTCTCCAGCGACAGAGGTGACGTAAAAATTTGCAGCGTATGTGAGGAAGACCCATACGAAATAAAGATAAATCGCGTTAAGCGGAGTAGCGGGAAGGAGGAAACCAATCAAACGGGGAAGCCTAACCAATATGGCCAATCTTCCTATGCCGCAAATCAGAAGGACCAACTGCCTAGCCAAGACCGGAGTGGCAGTGGAAGAAGCCACCCTAATAACGGCAACCCCCAGCGAAACAGTAtcggaggagaagaaaaaaagatgaaagaTCTAATCGTGAGTAACTTCCAAAGGAATGATCTTTTCAATGGATGTAACCTATTTCTGTTCGCCAACGGGGTTGTGTTCTTATGTTGGCGTTTAAGCGAAATCgtaggaaataaaaaatttttccacttcaTGTGCAGGAACTTTATCTGTtcatatgaaaatattaaaaaaaaatattaccacacaatttttacagCCACCATTAGCCATATCactcttccccattttttatttaacatgtGGGCATTTCATACTATAAGTAACACCCTGTTGAGTCCAGAAATTAAAGAgaacaaaacaaattattattttttttttaattataagtCCAgcgttttggaaaaaaaagtcacagACAGGGATATCATGAAAGTATATGTCTTATCTTCCATCGTTTCGACTGTcccgtatatttttttacacaaggGAAATCAACTACTAGGAGCATCTGGAGCTGTTATGGGTCTTGTATACATTTTGGCTACAGTTAAACCAAATGAAGTCTTCGTCTCCTTGTTCCCTCTACCATACTTAAAGATGACCTCCCTACAGCTATGCCACCTATCCATTTTAaccaattttgtatttcttttttgtagAAGAAATCATTTCAACATTGCATGGCTAGCACATTTATTTGGTTTAATGGGAGGAgcattgtataatttttatcagaggagaaaaaacaataataagAATTATTACCCCTTTATTGAATTGTCCCTAAAAAATGGACCTATTGATTATCTCAATTCTTATCTAGACTTTGTAGATTTTGTCAAATGTCTACAGCTGCAAATTCggattttcttttccctcgaTCCACGCACCATGCAAAACATGAACAGGAAAATCAACtccattaaaaatatgcagtCACAGAGGCGCATGAAGTACCACATGTTGAAGGTTAAAAATTTGGAGGCCATGTCTAGGTGAGATAGGCAGGTCGGTCTCGTGGGGAGAacgcgaaaaggaaaataataaaaggaaacagaaaaattccTGCGAAGGGGAGAAACCCTCGCTTTAGGGTAATCTGAATGGGGATGCCGCACTAGACCGGGGTACCTCCCCCTGTCGGCATGGCCATTAACATGATGTGTTAGCTGGAGTAGGGGTTAAAACACTGTACGTTGGAAGTACCTTCTCATTTCACCCCAATTtttggcgaaaaaaatggttctTGCGTGGACCCCTAATTATGGCCATAAAACGTGCGCAGGGGACTCTCAGCCATGTGGCACACCACACCATCGTAGATGCAAttacacacatgtatgtttgtgtttgtgtttgtgtgtgtgtgtgtgcatctTTGTATGCACttacgtacgtacgtgcTCTCGAGTGTCTC
Protein-coding regions in this window:
- a CDS encoding hypothetical protein (putative) → MKKKKEKRKAKGDKKHGSNANGNANGNDNPNAGANSDANDRDADDQGGSEEEDDYGGYHSDEHSGSEPDEVEELSSQGESDEEEMGKKARRKKKAGGGTKSQTKGNESKGDKDGEDAAAQQMKERKRKMKNSKLMEDINPDEDKQKLKLICMSFHKKECDIEEFILESLKIIIPQYKREVFLNQQNIIIDRTSREDLKNLEIFWFDRLTKNRRRSIISCFTTLGKMGLAGKATNVASVPENVVSASENVAGIPESVANPPESAANPPENAANPPESVANPPENAASAPENAASAVNPLLEHIFTKKKDQIIVDHLAALCTQQVKLVKEYISYVRKNIFDLSSISENNDKIKELTILDPIKRRELFFYLNLCISMNYIQEQAPNVYALPNDLAPDIRGFNLHPMFSHINKKKNEQRREKAGNPWEKLKLLKKSQKTDAANKSSDASMRKGEVVTQISTKKNEINEEEPEGDENDEKKKNKHTDDNEMIHKKYMEDEEKKKKALEEMKKKKQKDEKKIYNVYSLLESAAQYFGEGPKYSNPNMNEFYKSNNNQLVYIKPPGNIDEKNILINYFLQFPSITKKLEYNKRRIYAENYGLVKIIKNSENLPVNFSLNTHPWMLEPYEELWKEQNQLNNFGIFNMANLLRDDDDDLVSFESNQFSFTRGEAQKGAAVKVEAEAVKGEAEAAKTEATKTETAKEEAAKTETAKEDAPKEGNSKCDAPQPEGPPLHTPNEPGEQTAALPTEIKITDSKRKNDFLTKKIKKFCSNEDSRQLKLTSFLSREKVSRNVDVVKKGESEKTDKDNPTPGELSRGVGGNQKEEQPSEEPTLDSEKEDTEYIKIKKKKRVLDDEAINEIYDSHADNDTNKGSHVDQRNGRDREPSGSTEHQGKHANQEKGSTASDNPDRVKDDDGAQNDHGEQLEGSVRIKKKLKKKQVPGENDIGYDADDGGDDDGHDDNGRDDDGRDDDGHDDDDRDDDDAKGNENTNEDEAKHEQADKTNNLLYAALKERFVKEKKRLRDDKMQHVFELEAEESDDENIEDPEERKRAQLLKGKKNQAEDSDDDEQYNSEGLNEFINNEEYNSDNEVIKLKHKQEMEQLEEDIFLKKFTYKGKEFNNELTNREKLELERERQLLRRKKLLFDKTLGHVKLSDFESDSSSSSNKSSKKRIKNTLYEPFTELENTKFSKRNHHAVGGAYNEGSFNKGECPGDLEGEHRRKQILEKMDNVMYTKEIKTNEGKRIVIKKKRKIRFHQDLSDVTVTEEEKVDAYEKTKKKPKKVNANLVDQPKSSAVTIPNKGMNHNNKASIKWNNNIKDISELDTPTNGEVFKGFRKVENAQ
- a CDS encoding serine protease (putative) translates to MFNAGRYFRASYYKKKNIFHVKGSRQFHGFVKSRRVQTNALKRKDRIKRGKFLQLKEKLQLIIFSSVYFFACDYVYHVYVLSDNASRTSSRTTSRTTSRTANRASNHSGEDKGNDPKCKDEHAGGKGGVGTTMMEYIKWMNIFSSAQGKDDQNLKQQDGECRRKNDGNKMEAKKGSHKKDHLSSDRGDVKICSVCEEDPYEIKINRVKRSSGKEETNQTGKPNQYGQSSYAANQKDQLPSQDRSGSGRSHPNNGNPQRNSIGGEEKKMKDLIVSNFQRNDLFNGCNLFLFANGVVFLCWRLSEISSVLEKKVTDRDIMKVYVLSSIVSTVPYIFLHKGNQLLGASGAVMGLVYILATVKPNEVFVSLFPLPYLKMTSLQLCHLSILTNFVFLFCRRNHFNIAWLAHLFGLMGGALYNFYQRRKNNNKNYYPFIELSLKNGPIDYLNSYLDFVDFVKCLQLQIRIFFSLDPRTMQNMNRKINSIKNMQSQRRMKYHMLKVKNLEAMSR
- a CDS encoding hypothetical protein (putative), which produces MNNKVSLPYEICEIKKVPFELPKEFHPNVKYGFLRNFLFGKYTFYYLCQSFKHVLSIFTLHT